ACCCAATGGATAAATATATAGTATGCCTGCCATGACCATTGGCAAGTCTAGACTTCTATTTCCttataaaatggtgatgataacCTATTTTACAGAGGCATTTATAGATAAGGATGTGCATGAAGTACAAATCTTAAGGCATTGTATAAAAATTAACTTATTATTACAATAACGTTATCACAAATTATTAGTATGACTATTTTTCAGAGGAGGCCTAAGTATCTTAACCACAaggacagagctaggaagtggtaGAGCTAAGATTAAAATTCAGGTCATTTGATTCCCAATTTAAGGTTGTTTTCATTAGACCATCCTGCCTGGTCTTAAAAGCAGTTTTTTACCATAAATCATCCTTACAACAAATATTTGCTTAATATATGAAGAGCGCTATGTTTTGAAGTATATGAAAAAAGGGACACACCCTCCCTAACATCAAGAATCAAAATGCAGAAACAAAACTAACACTGAAGAAACAACTCATTTGCTATAAACTACAAAGGTCTATAAAAAAGCacaaaggaattcagagaagaatTCAGCATCAGATAAAATGTTGAAGAAGGTTTTATTACAGTCAGATATAGAGGACTGCTAGGTTTTCTAGAGGCAATGGAGAGAATAGGAACAGAGAGGTAAAAGGTTTGAGAGGATAGTGGGAAATAAAGTTGATTAGAAAGGATTGAACAAATTCACTTCAAATCCACGTAGAGAATATGAACTTTTACCTTAATTTGTCCTTCATTGATGCTTGGTGTGTTTTTCAATAGATTTAGATAAACTCCACCTGGTGTTCTTCTTCTGCTCCCATTCTACAAAAAGGAATATGAGAATAccgtattgtattatattgtattttaaggcAGGTAGAATATAGCATTgggtctgaagttaggaagacttgagttcagaccTGATCTTCCTGGGTATATGACCCTACCTACCTAACctctgtttccttaactgtaaaacgGGAATAATTACACCATCTACCTTGTAGGGTAGTTGTGAGGGAAAAGTGAGATgatattcattaagtgcttatcCTAGAGTCTGTCATATACTAGGCATTATATATTTATTCCCTATTGCTGACAGGATTCTAGTTTAGTTTAGTATTTAATTGCTccataatgatttctttttaaaaattaattttaaaagtattttttcatgattcatgttctctccctcccttcttcccttccccctcccagagctgacaaacaattccaccgGATTATATATGTTATCACTGAAATAAGTGACTATTATTGATGATACGGTTTGTAGATTTGTTATATTCAAGGTTTGGCATACCTCTGAGAGAGTAGGCCTGACAGGGCCTGGGTAGGCCCAGAAGAATGCTGTCTCTGTGACCATGGTTAAAAAATATCACaataggttttattattatctaaAGGAGAATGGGAGGATTTGAAACAAAGGTATCCCTACTACTAAGAATACaacctatcccccccccccccaaccgtTCTATGAGTTCTGCTGTTCTGGCtccctatttctattttctctgtctAGGACCCCAAGTATAGATCTCTCTGAACTAACAAATCCTCCCAAATAATGTTTGGATAAGCTACAGTTCGTCAACGTAGAAGGATTTTACTCTTGGCAAGTTGAACCTTCTTAGGCCTAGGCCAAGAGGGCTGCAGGCCTTTCTCTCCACAGACTTCAGGAAACTCAAGTATCAGGGCTCAAGTAAATGATGAAATTAGGAGACAGTTGATAGGATCTCACACCAGGATATCAAGGTCATAGGACAGTTGGTTTGGCTCCAAGGGGAACAGGTCAGCAAATTCCCATTTGGCTCAGTCAAAACCAGTAAAGGAAGTTGCCTCTCCAAGGACAGGAACTAATGGCTCTCAATTGTCTCACTGTGTCCATTCTTATCTCCTCCCCAGGCTCTAGAATAGTCTATAAAGTTCCATGGCATGCGGCAAAGTCCCTGTTTACAAACTCTTCCTTTGCTATCTTTGCaaactcatttccttcttttaccttccaatatcactcaatacctattttctttttttttaaaccctcaccttccatcttagaataaatacgttgtattagttctaaggcagaagaaaggcaagggctaagcaatgggggttaagtctgGGGCAagtctgcccagggtcacacagttaggaagtgtctgaggtcagatttgaatctaggaactcccttctctaggcctggctctcaatccactgagccacccagctgccccctcaaaacccattttcatgttattcatttttataacagagtagtgttttaaaaccaaaaccccaaatcatatgcccatataaacaagtgataagtcatatgcttttcttttgtgtttctactcccacagttctttctctagatgttgTTAGCTCTTTCTCAGAAATCCCTCCAGATTGTCCTGGATTACtgtattgctgttaatagcagagtctattatatttgattgtcccataatgtttcaattactgtgtacaatgttcccctggttctgctcatctcatggaggtctttccagtttttatagaaatcaagcaattcattattccttttgagcataacagtattccatcaccaacatgtatcacaagttgttcagccattccccaatcaaagggcatcccctcatttttcaactttttgccatcacaaaaagcacagctatgaatatttttatacaaacatttttaaaaatcactttggggtacaaacctagtagtggtattgctggatcaaagtgcatgaattcttttaaagccctttgggcataattccaaattgtcttcctgaatggttgtattaattcataattctaccagcaatgtattaatgccccaattttgcaacatcctgtccaacatttattattttcctttactgtcatactggtaccttagagttgttttgatttgcattcctctaatcaggagggatttagaatattttttttcatgtacttattgataattttgatttctttacctgaaactgcctattcatatcccttgaccatttgtcaattgggaaatggcttgatttcttgtacatttgacttagttccttataaattgagcaattagacctttgtcagaaaattttgtcataaaaaatttcccccaattggatgcttcccttctaattttggttgccttGGTTTTGTTCGCACAAAAACTATTAAGTTTTTACAtattgtaatgttctctctctttagcttggtcttaaatttcttccttttccatagatctgacaggtatactatttcacctaatttacttataatttcactctttatatttaggaCATTTACccgttttgaatttatcttgatataggggtgagatgttgatctaaacctcatttccccccatactgttttctaattttcatagCAGTTTTTGTCATAAGAGTTATTGTCCcgaaagctaggatctttggatttatcaaacactagcttgctgaggtaatttacccctaggtctattccactgatctacccttctatctcttagctagtaccaaactgttttgattaccactgctttatggtacagtttaagatctgatgcTGCTAGGccttcccattttttcccattagttctcttgatattcttgaccttttatttttccagaggaactttgttatattttttctaattctataaaaaagttctatggtagtctgataggtatggcactgaataagtaaattacttttgGTAGggttgtaatttttattacattagcttgtcctacccatgagcaattaatgtttttttcaattttttagatctagctttaattatgtgaaaagtgttttctaGTTGGGTTAAAAaattcctgtttgtcttggtagatagatgaccaaatattttatattgtcttgagttattttaaatggagtttctcttgtctaattcctgctactgagttctgttggaaatatacagaaatgctgatgatttatgtgggtttattttgtatccggcaactttgctaaagttattatttccactacctttttagttgattgtctaggattctttaagcagaccatcatatcatctgcaaagagagatagtttAGGTTTCTTCATTGCATACTTTaatccctttatttatttttcttctctaattgctactgctagcatttctaatacaatattaaatagtagtggcgATAATGGGCTCCCTCGTTCCACTcctggttttaaataaatactgcttattattttgaggaaaggccctttttatattttctagtgttttcagtagcaatgggtattttattttattaaaggccttttctgcatctattgagatttctgttaatttggttgttgatatggccaattatgtggatggttttcctaatattaaaccagtcttgcattcttggtataaatcccacctggtcatagtgaataattcttgtgatttctctgttagtattttatttaagatttttgcatctatatattcattaaagagattggtctatagttttctttctctgtttttggtcttcctggcttgggaatcagtaccatatttgtatcataaaaagaatttggtagaactctttctttacttattgtcaaatagtttgtataatactgggatatttaaatgtttgctataattcacttgggaatccatttggccctggggattttttcttagggagttccttgatggtttgctcaatttctttttctgatatgggattatttaaggtatctatttcctcttttgttaatctaagcaatttatatttttgcaaatattcatccattttatctagattgtcatataattgggcattcTTTCTAGAACTGGTTTTCAGTCACTTATAATCCATTGTCTAGACATCCATAACATCTTTCCTTCCTCAGTGAGATCAATGCTTGgctctgccttcctttctttctcctgcccTGTTACTAGAGGCTTACAAAATTTACCTCCCAACTACTTAATATGTTCTTTTCCAATTACCTACTGATTTACTCCACCTCAGCCACACAAAAAGATGGTCATACCACTGACAAATGCACCATTTTATGAATTGTGAAATTCCCTTATCTGATTTCAGTGTGTAGTTACTCTACCTCTAACTGTCCTGCAACTTTAAACTCTGCTCTTTGTATGCAGGGCAACCGTCAGCCCCTCAATCTTTCCTTAACCATCTGTTTTGCACTgaaattacttttttcctttctacattTTGACCCTTTGATGAGTCAGGTCAACTCTTCAGTGTCCTCTTCTCGAGTCCCTACCTTCTTGCCCTACCAAAGCCCAGCCTTGGATTACTCCCACATTTTAGTGCCTTTGTTCCTATTCACATACTGCTGAGTGAAACTGGagaaaatcatataattttatgATACATAATCTCAAATGGGCCATCCCTGGGCAAGGTAGTCCTATAACATGCCTGTCCTTgttgctctttcttttcttccatacTCAAAAAATCCTTACTTGATCCTTATACCCACAGTATTATCAAGAAGTAGGCTAGAAGAATgagcaaaccaagaaaaaaaaagaatcctaccaTAAAGAGTAATAAAGGTGACAAAGATGTTCAAGACGTAAaccccaaagaagaaaataactcctaTAAGCAAAGCCTGAACGAAAAACACAATTTGGGcacaagataaattaaaattccTATAACAGATGAAgcaaatgtttgaaaaaaattaaaaatgattttataactCAAATTAGTACACTAGAAGAAAACATTAGAAATGAGAATCCCTGTGGCTTCCCCCCACCCTATGTGCTACTACATATTCCTCTGTTATCCTCTGCCTTTTCCCACCAAGTTATTAATTACCAGCTTCCTCTCCTTAGTTGTCACTAATTCCTTTAGCCTATAAACAGTGCTTTTGGGCATGATGGTCATGTTTTCTCCCATGAGAactaaaatatgattttaaaaataaacaaataaaaaaaccacCCTTCCAGGAGACTTAACTGGGACAGGAGGAGAAGATGGTCAGGTAAGGGAGGGAAGACTCCTATCATAAAAGACTCTGACCCTTGCCCCCCAGGTCCCAAAGTATGAAAGGGGATATTCACCAATAATCCCCTTCTCATcatcttttattaccctttgacTTTGGCTACCTGAAACTGCCATGTCCAAGTTCTTTTGTTCAAAGGACTTAACTTGCATCTCATTTCTATTATTGttcttccccaaattccctttaatGCTAGAAAATTAAGCCTGTAGCTTTGAAGCTCAGCCCCTTTCCTTTTTGACCCTGCACAGTGTCTGTGctatggattttgtttttcttggggcATTCTTGATATGATGTCAACTTGTATATTCATACTGTAACTATTTGGATTTTGGGCCTCATTttgtttaagggggaaaaaaaaaggaaaaaaagagaagggagtcAAGATAGTAGATAGTATGATAGCTACCTCCTGCAGCACAATCCCTCCATAAATATCTAGAAAAAACACCAGACCTAATACCGATCCAGAAAtccaaggaaaaaaatcagtgtgaCTTATTCTTTGCAGCCTCTATTGGCTTAGGGAAAGGAAATCTTGAGGAAACTGGACACAGAGTCTGGCCAGAAGTAAAACATTCTTGAAATAGTTATCTTAGGGCATTATACTACAGGTGTGGAAATAGGTGCTGACTAACAGCTCTTTCATTTAATGTCTAGTTCTGTAGCATTGATTCAGGGCCGAATAAGGAGAGCACCTGTGCCTAAAGTTGATGTGTTTTAGGGTCatgttggtgaacttatggcatgcCAAAGtgggctgctccctttcccctctccacattaGGTTGAGgtcattttttcacttcacctgcccctctgcccagcagccaaataggagcacttcctccatcccctgttttggaaggggtggggtgggggaggtgagtGAATCACATGTGGCATGAACTTTGTAGTTTGGCACTTGGTCCCTAAAAGTTTGCCATCATTGCTCTAGGATAAGGAGTGATTTCGAATATTGAACAATGCATTTAATGAAGAATACGTTCAGAAACAATTAGTAACTGAGCGGCTCTGACCCCAGGAACAAAGTAGAGTCTTAGTTCCAACCTTCAGCCCAGTTTGAAGCCTATAATGGAATAACCATGGCAGGAATCCCAGACTAAAAGAAAACCTAGACTTCTGTTGCTCTGAATCTACTGAGCTTCCCGGCTTAGTCCAAGAAGACAAAAGTTCAACCTATGTAGTCCCACTAGAAATGGGCAAAGTCTCAACATAAAAGttcaaaatgaagaaatgtgttagaagaaagagggaaagaatcctGCCATAGTCAGGGAGATcaaagttaggaagacccaagttcaaatatgacttcagtcacttactagctatgtgaccctgggcaaatcacttaatctgtatcagttttcctcaactgtaaaaaggggatgATAATATCATCTACCCCACAGGGtggttgtaaagattaaatgagataatatttatagaagcacttagcataatactCAGCATagaggaggcacttaataagtagGAACTtacatacccccccccccccaaagaaaatgACTCCAAATATCTActagcaaagcctcaaagaaaaatacaactgAGGCACAAGTCCAAATAAAACTCCTGGAAGAGATGGagcaagagtttaaaagaaaagaaaaaaaagaataaaaaatataaaaaaataaaaacaaataggaaCTCTTaaggaaagaataggaaaaatggGATTATGGAAGAAAGATTTGGAAAGAGAATTTATACATTGGAACAAGCAGCACAAAACTTTATTCAAGGAAAAAACTCCCTGAAAATGAGAATGGAACAGAAAGAAGACAGTAATTATGTGACAAtaagaaatgtttaaagaaagtcaaaatactaaaaaaaCAGTAGAAAATTCCAGCTGCCTCATGGTAAAAAtaaatgacctagaaaacagattgaggaCACATATTTTAAGTATAACTTTACTTCTATAATGGCattaccaaaaaaacccaaacccaaacttTATTGAACCCTGCCATGCCTGGTAGaaatagttctttctttcctcccttttaccACCAAACTTCTAGAAAAAAAGCCATCAATGCTCATTGTCTCTGCTTCCTTTCATCTgcttttttaatcctttataaTCTTGTTTTTGACCTCATCACTTAACTGAAGCTGTCCTCTCCCGGCAAATCCAATCTTTTTCAATCTGCATCTGTCTTGACCTTCTGCAACATCAGACACTGACCAAGTTTAATTTTACCTTTTGGTCTAATTAGTTGATGATCAACAATCTAACTAGTTACCTACTGCTAATTCTAAAATGAATTCTCTGTTTATGGCAAAAAATTAATTGGGGGCAAAGCTTTTCCAagcaatacaaagacaaagaaataaagtAGGTTGTTTGTCTTACCATTATTAAAAGTCCACCATTTTGTTCCACTTCCGCAGTTTCCATCAGCAGTTCAATTGcttttttgtttccaattattCTTACTATACGTGCTATCAGATCTTTTTTTGGTTCCTGAAGTCTACAAAAGGaacaaatgaagtaatatcaaccTGTTTGTTTTATAATAGTTGAAAAGATTCTACTACATGTAAATTTacagaaaatattttgcatattatcttttttcaattaatttttttcaattattgagcatttatttttttctttcttccccatttcacccccccccccccaatcccaacttgtaacaaacaaaacaaattcccatgttgGCTATGTCTAACAATGTATGTTCCATTCTATAGTCTATCACTCTTCATCAGCAGTTTTTTGGAATCATCTTGAGTATTATCTTAAAAGTATACACAAATATtagcttcttttttaaaccaaatatgcaaaaaatttaaaatatttctaaaattctcaAACAATATAACCTCTGGAGCTGTTATAAAATGATGAAGTTTAATCACATGAGCTTTAGCTCTAAAATTTTATTATCCCTATATTGGGATTACTAACAATTTCTTCCCAATATCCTAATTTTTTAATCTAATACTACCACTGAAAAACTGACAGATGATCTCCTGAGCAGAAGGAAAGTATTTCTATAGAGCAATcatattcaacatttttttttcttatcctccatCAAATTTAGAATcctaggatttagaactggaagaggctTTTGAAGCTATCCTGTTTCATTcctcattttgcatttgaggGACCAAGGGCCAGAGAGGTCAAATGCCTTGCATAAGGCCACAATTAATAAATGACCAAACTTTGCCTCAAAACCAGCTCCTCTTATGCCAAACTGTACCACAACCAATTGTGGTAAAAACaacattttaacagatgaggaaactgtggcctaaagaggttaagtgacttactcaaagccaaacaggtagtaagcatcagagctAGGAATTGAATCCATGTGTTCTAAAAGCAAATTCAGTACTCTACTATACCAAAATGTGTCACCAACATACTTGCTTTGCAGCTTACAACCAATGAAAATCTTCTCATCTAAATTTAATAGCTAGCTCaaccaaaaaaagtttttatataaaaACTAGTTAATCAACTTGTTAAATACTTATGATGTATTGGACACTGTGAAATAATAAAGAGGGAAAGAGTTTGAGgaataaattctgttttggacatgttgaatttgaaaaaCCTACAAGATATCCAGGTCAAGATggagatataaaggcaaaaacactCCCTGACCGTAAGAAGTTCTAatggggggggcaggggggggagatatcatataaatataagatatacAGAGAAGATACAAGATAATCTCAGAGTATTAGCAGCTTGGGACCAGAAAAGGCCTCCTACAGAAGATAGTAGTTGAGCAGAGTgaagaaggaagccaggaaaactagGAGGGAAAGGTGAGGAAAATGTACATTTTAGGCATGGTGGACAACAAATACAAAGATCCAGAGAGATAGTATCATGTGTGAGAAATAGCAAGTAGACCAATATAAAGCACACGGAAAGTGTAGGATCCTATATTGTGAAAGTAGAGAGGGGCTAGGTTGTGAAAAACCTTACATAACAGACTGGATTTATAGGTGATTCTGCAGGTGGAACAACCTGGAATTTGGTAACTAGAAAGTGACATACACAAAACTGtacattaggaaaataattctgGCAGCTAAATAGCGGAAACAAGGAGACCACTTAGTAAGCTACTGCAGTAGTCCAGGTGGGCCTGAGTTAGGGCAGTGACTGTAAAGAGGAAGTAGGGGATGGTAAACATGTGGTAGAGGTAGAAATTTAAAGATATAGCAATATATTGGATATGTGAAATGTGAGTGAAGTGTTAAGGAAAACACTGAAGCTGAGAGTTTGAGTGAATAGGAGAATGATGGCATTATCAACagtaataagaaaattagaaagaagggAGCATGGGATAAAAAGTTCCATTTTGGTCATGCTGAGTAGGAAATGCCTATATgatatccagttcaagatgtaAAGGTGGTTATAGGAAATTGGTGCTCAAGAAATTAGGGGCTCCAGAACACTGAATCTAAAATTTttgcaacctttttttttttgtatactgATAAGCAAACATATAAacttactgaattaaaaaaagtcAGACAAATTATTCTTTAGAGTCCTACTAAGTTCCTGCCATGCCCTTCTTAAacgccaagttaaaaaaaaaaaccataatcaTGTTCTTATAGGGAAGTATAATCAGAGGTAACTTACTAAATGCTAAGTCACTTAAAATTCTAGACTAAAATGTTACAtacttgggcagctaggtagcattgTGGATAGAAGGCTGGTCTTGGGAGAGCTGAATTCAAGtccaatccagcctcatatatttaaatactagccatgatcctgggcaaatcacttaacccggTTTGCctgttatctcatctgtaaaacgagctggagaaggaaaggcaaaccactctagtatctttggcaGTCATctcctaaatgaggtcatgaagagttagacacaactcaaaggacttaaaaataaatacactTACATTGAGTACATTTTGCTTTATCTTAGGTATGGGACAAATTAACTAGAGGCTAATTTGAGCAACTAAGTAAGTGATAACTAGTTAAGTACTTACCTGAAAGAAATTTCATCTGCTACTTTTTCTTCAGGATCCTCTTCTGTAATCTCATATCGACCTTTATAATTCATTTCTAATCTGTTTCCTATTCTGTCTTTAATAGGCCGTTTACGTTTGAGATGGCTttgtccattttcttcttcttttgtacTTGGTTTTTTGTCATCATGCATATATTCATCTAATTCTTTGTCTAGTTTTCCAGTCTGTTGTTGTGATTCTCTCATTAACTTCTTAGCCAGCAAATAATTATAAGTCTCTGACTGTCTGCTTTTGTCAATGTTGCCCTCCATTCCCAGTATACAAAGTTCATTAGCTACTGCATCCTGACTCTGTTCCTGTAGCACTGCACCCCATATGTTGTTGATCTTCTTCCCTCCCATAATATGCTGTTTCTGATTGTTCTGTCCAAATTGAAAAGGCTCTGGTTTGGGAAGaggattaaaacatttttgtctcTTTCGTTTCCAAAGACAGCTGTCATCATCTGAATCAGAAAAGCTTTCCTCACTTGATTCTACACCCTTAATAGTTCGATAATTTGATACTGGGGAGACTGAAATGCTGCTCTGGAAAGGCCTGAATGAAATGTTGCCATCTTGTATTTTCTGCAAATGAATAAAACACAGTCACCTtcaaaaaggtttaaaaaaattaaaacccaccATATTAGcatttgccattaaaaaaaaaaaaacacaattcaaCATTTATACTAAACCTGGCCCACTCTAAACCAAACTAGACTTCAAAGAAAGTTCTGTAACCAAACTAGTTCCTagatttcaaaaataatttcatgtggAATTtgacaatttaataaatataaaatagtactGCTAAAGCAATATGCTTtgttaatatttcttcattagcAAAAAGGAATTCTGGctatagattttaaaaagttactGCTGGTATTATTTGAAAGTGAAAGGCTAAACAATGACCATTTGAACTAATCTTTCCCTTTGAAATTCTTATGTTTTTATAAAGGTTCTTTTTATACTGGTCAGTGGTTGTTTCCTCTTATATGTTACATTTAATGCTATGGCATCTGTGAAAGAGCATCGGTTTTAAATAATCACTGGTTAGGTTTAACTTACCTAGGATAgccttaaaaataaacaaatatgaaaactttattattttttaagttatctaGCTCCTCATAGGTAAAACGCCTGAAAAGATGCATGAGTTGGATTTTGTATTTAAATGCATCATTTAATAAGAAACGGCTAGCACATAAAATATTCTTCACTCTAATCACTTGTTTGAGCTGCTGAAGTACACAGCAAGCACTCTCCACTCTCAAGAACCTTTCAATATTTAGGACAGGAATTAAGACATCAAACATTACAAATTAAAGGCTAAAATGCGTGGTGTGGCCAAACCAATCCTGCTCAACAAGCTCCTGAAAGGATATAAGGTTAGAAAGTGAATGTGATTTCGACGGTGTAGGTAACTCCCAAATGGGAAAAGCCACACTTTACCATGCAGTTTGGTACCTTTTCTGCAAACTATAAGCCTGAGTTGTCTATAATACTAAGTGAATTCCCATCTAGCCAAGTATGctggaacttgaaaaaaatatattcctgACTTAAAGGCTGCCTCTCTAGTCATTATTACATAACAGTGCTTGTCTCCTAGAATGTGTttggtaaatgcttgttgattgactggcgTGCAGGTTCTGCTACCTATCTGCAAGGGCCcagttcttcccttccccaggcCTGGGAGAGAGGCGAATGACAGTGACGCATTCCTCACCGTCTGCGGGGACTGCAAGGGCTGGTCGCTATTTGTTACCGTGTCCGTCATGTCAGAATCCGACTCGGAGAGTTCACCATCTTCCATCCCCCGAACATCGAGCGCCATTTTCGGCTCTTCGGAGAAACCGTAGCAGCAGGCACTTCCGGCAGGAAGTGGCTCCGCTAAGTctagttccttttccttctcccagcCCGTCTGGGGCGGAGCGAAGGGCCTATTTCGCGCCTATTCTTCCTCCGTCCCACCCCCCCATCCACCTCTCCTCCCCTGCATGCTGCAAGTTTA
This sequence is a window from Monodelphis domestica isolate mMonDom1 chromosome 3, mMonDom1.pri, whole genome shotgun sequence. Protein-coding genes within it:
- the PHAX gene encoding phosphorylated adapter RNA export protein isoform X2 gives rise to the protein MALDVRGMEDGELSESDSDMTDTKIQDGNISFRPFQSSISVSPVSNYRTIKGVESSEESFSDSDDDSCLWKRKRQKCFNPLPKPEPFQFGQNNQKQHIMGGKKINNIWGAVLQEQSQDAVANELCILGMEGNIDKSRQSETYNYLLAKKLMRESQQQTGKLDKELDEYMHDDKKPSTKEEENGQSHLKRKRPIKDRIGNRLEMNYKGRYEITEEDPEEKVADEISFRLQEPKKDLIARIVRIIGNKKAIELLMETAEVEQNGGLLIMNGSRRRTPGGVYLNLLKNTPSINEGQIKEIFYLENQKEYENKKAAKKRRVQVLGKKMKQAIKGLNLQEYDDASRETFASDTNEALASLDDSQEAHEEIRLDSEETFEIDHSVDLEVF
- the PHAX gene encoding phosphorylated adapter RNA export protein isoform X1, which codes for MALDVRGMEDGELSESDSDMTDTVTNSDQPLQSPQTKIQDGNISFRPFQSSISVSPVSNYRTIKGVESSEESFSDSDDDSCLWKRKRQKCFNPLPKPEPFQFGQNNQKQHIMGGKKINNIWGAVLQEQSQDAVANELCILGMEGNIDKSRQSETYNYLLAKKLMRESQQQTGKLDKELDEYMHDDKKPSTKEEENGQSHLKRKRPIKDRIGNRLEMNYKGRYEITEEDPEEKVADEISFRLQEPKKDLIARIVRIIGNKKAIELLMETAEVEQNGGLLIMNGSRRRTPGGVYLNLLKNTPSINEGQIKEIFYLENQKEYENKKAAKKRRVQVLGKKMKQAIKGLNLQEYDDASRETFASDTNEALASLDDSQEAHEEIRLDSEETFEIDHSVDLEVF